The following DNA comes from Kiritimatiellia bacterium.
GCACAAACAAGCCTGCCGCGCGGCCGGGGTGGATGCTTTTCCGCAGATGCGGTGTTGTTATTCAATCGGCACCTTGCGCCAGCCGTCGCTTTCGGTGAATTCCCGGGCCGCAAAACACCAAATGACGCATTGCTTGTTCTGCCAATAGCCTTTATGTTGCCGGGCGCGGCGCATCAGGTTGACGCGCGCCGGCGTGGCGCCCGAACCGCGCACAGCAACCAGATCAATTTTCTGCTTCAATTCAAACGCAAGCTGATCGGGAAGACCGGCGCGCGAACACAGCATATCATCCCCGGCGTGAAAAACAAGATTATGACTGTCGCCCAGCAAGATAATTTTGCCGGAAACGCCGGATGCAACCGTCTCGTCCGAGACGGTCCCGGTTATTTTTCTTACCCGGATGGTTTCCCGGGAAATATTCCGATCTTTGAACGCGCGACATAAATCGCCTTGGATTTCAACCGTTTGCCACTCGCTCTTGAAAGGATTTGCGGCCGGGCTGCCAGCGCCGAGAAAAGGATTCACCTTCGCCGCAATCTGTTCGGCGGCCAGCACGCAGCCGCTGCCCGACCAGTGCGAATCCTGGCGGCAGTATAAGCTCTCCTGCGTTTTGGAGGCGTTTTTGCTCCGGAGAAAACAATCGGTTAAATCCAGCACGGCAACTCCCCGTGCCCGCAAGTGGGCGTAAAAATCACGGTGCACCGCATCCAGCCGGACGGTTGCAACCCCGGAAGTCGCACCCGGCAGCATTTCATGGTAAACAACCGCTTTGGGCGGCACCGGAACAATAATTAATTCCACTCCGATTTTCTTCAACTGGCCGTTAAAATCAAGGATGGCCGGCAGGGGATCGGCGGCGTCCGGTTTGGCGGCCCGGCTGACGCCGGCCGCGGCTTCGCCCCAGAATGTTCCCGCGCCGATATGCCGGAGTTCCCCGGTCAGGAAGAACCAGCCGTCCCGGCCGGCCACGGCCATGGAGCCGGCCTGTTCCGCGTTTTGAGCCAAGGCCGCGCAATTCCGGCGGAACATTTCTGCCGCATCCCCGCTTTCGCCGCGGGCATAACACGGCAAAATGCCGGCCATCAACAGGAGCGTTAATAAATGTCTATGCATCATGGCATGGGCGGCATGGCCGCCGGACAGAGCCACGCTTGTGTTCCGGCGTGAAAAGACCGCCGGCGGAAAGCATAATGTATCCGCGCGCGCTGTCAAAACTTTTCCTTCCGCCGGTCTCCCGCCCCGCCGGCAAAATCATCCCGCATATTTCATGCAATGAACAGGCAACCTTCCGCCCTCATGGTGATGAAAAACAAAAGCACATAATCAAAATCAGGTAAAAATCCGGACGTTAAAAAACATTGATTTACCGCCGGCGGCGTGCAAAAATCAGCCCCATGCATTCGGAATCTCTGGTTGACATATTTTGCGCCGCGGCCCGGAATTACGGCTCCGGCCGGGCAATTGTTTGCAACGGCAAAATTTTGTCCCATGCGGAGCTAAATTTGCTGAGCGACCGCGTGGCTTCAGCCTTGATGGCGCGGGGCATAAAAAAGGGCGACCGCGTGGGGTTATATTGCATCAATTCTGAGTTCTTTGTCCTGGCCTATCTGGGTATTCTTAAATGCGGCGCTGTTGTTGTGCCGGTCAACCTGCTGCTGAACCCGAAGGAAATCGCCTTTATTTTCAACGACGCGGAAATATCAGCATTCATCTACCACGAGGTTTTTGCCGCCAACGCGGCGCTGATCAAGCCGCATGTGCCAAGTCTGAAAACCAGCGTTTTAATCGGCGCCGCCCATACCGATCCGGCGGATATTCTGTGGTCAGAAATGCTCAAATGCGAAAAAACGCACCCGGGAATCATGATTAACCCAGCGGACGACCTGGCCGCCATTCTTTATACTTCCGGCACAACCGGCCGGCCGAAAGGAGCCATGCTCACCCACCGCAATTTGAGCGCCAACACGCGCAGCGTCCAGGCGGCTCTGCAGCTTGAGCCGGGCAAAGAGAGTTTCCTGGTGGTCCTGCCTATGTTTCACGCCTTTGCGGCCACGGCCGGCATGCTTGCCCCGCTCATATACGGGGCGGCCATTGTGCCTTTGCCCCGTTTTGATCCGGCGCTGGTCGCCGAAACCATTATGCGCGAGCGCATCACGGTTTTCCTGGGCGTGCCCAGCATGTATATAGCCCTCCTGCATCTGCACGACCGGTTCACCGCGCACTTTGCGCCGCTGAAATTGTGCGTTTCGGGCGGAGCGGCCCTGCCGGTGGCGGTGATGGAAAGGTTTGAACAACGTTTCGGGAAAAGGATTCATGAAGGCGACGGCCCCACGGAATGTTCGCCGGTAACCTGCGTGAACCCGATCGGCGGCAAGCGCAAGGCCGGCACGGTCGGCAAACCAGTGCCGGGTGTGGAAATGAAAATCATGGATGAACAGGGCCGGGACCTGCCCCATGGAACAATCGGAGAACTTTGCGTGCGCGGGACGAACGTCATGAAAGGCTACTGGAAACTGCCGGATGAAACGCGGGAAGCGTTTTTCGGCGCATGGTTCCGCACCGGCGACCTGGGGACCGAGGATGACGACGGCTACTTCAGCATTTTGGACAGGCGGAAGGACATGATCATCGTCAACGGCATGAATATTTACCCGCGTATGATTGAGGAAGTGATCAGCCATGTGCCCGGCGTAAAGGAATGCGCCGTGGTCGGCGAGCCGCACAAAATGCACGGCGAAATACCCGTGGCCTTCATCGCGCCGGCGGAGGGCCGGGAGATTACTTCCGACGAAGTGCGCGCTTTCTGCCGTGACAACCTCGGCCGGCATGAAATCCCGCGAAAAATCATTTTCATGCCCGAACTGCCGAAAAACGCCGCCGGCAAAATCCTCAAGCGCGCCTTGCGCCGCCACGGCGAGTTGGAACGCGGGATTGCCTGAAAATACAGAATACTGAACAAAGAATGCAGGATTTGCCGCCTCTTTGCCTCTTCCTTCCGCCTCCCGCCTTGCCTTATCTCCAGAGCGGCGAGGGATAAACACCCGCCTGCACGAGCGCGGCCACCTGGCGCGCGACTTCGGGCTTGTCTTCCTTGTAGGTGACCCCGAGCCACCGGGCGGGAGTGTCCAGGACTTTTACCGTGATTTTGTTTTCCTTGATAAGCTCATCCACAACGGCAGGCATCAAAAACTCGGCCTTGAGATTGTTGCCCGCCTGTTGCAAAAAGCCCGGAAATTTCCGCTCCAGGAACTGGAAGATGGCCGGCGTGAAACCCCACATGTTCATGGAGGCGAATTCATCGCCCCGCAGGGAAATCCATTGTCCGTTTTCATCCTCATATCTGGCGCCGGACGGCGTTTTTTCAATCTTGAACCGCTCCTTCACGGTTACCAGCATGCGGTTGGCGTCCACTTCGCAAATCCCCCGCGTAACATGGCCATGGTCGGAAAGGGTATTGGCGATTTTAAAACCAACCAGCGCCAGCGCATTGCTCTCCGGCTCCAGGCTGCCCAGATAGGCGGACAGAATCCGGTATGATTCCGCGCCGTACAAATCATCGGCATTAATCACCGCGAACGGTTCCCGGACGGCATCCTTGCAGGAGAGGACGGCCTGGCCCGTGCCCCACGGCTTGGAACGGCCTTCCGGAACATTGCAACCTGCCGGCAGGTTGTTTAATTCCTGGAACACGTAGTCCACTTGTACCCGTTCCGCGAAATGCGAGCCGATGACCGCCTTGAAATCATGCTCTATATCGCGGCGAATGATAAAAACCACCCTGCCGAAACCAGCCCGAACGGCATCGTAGACCGAGTAATCCAGGATAATCTCGCCATTGGGCCCGACCGGATCAATCTGCTTCAGGCCGCCGTATCTGCTGCCGACGCCGGCCGCCATAACAACCAAAGCTGGTTTCATGATTTTTTTGTCTCCTTTCTTGCAAGAAATGCTTTCCTCCCGTCCGATTTCCTGATAGTTTGTCCACCGATATGTTTTTGTCAAACTTAAATCGTCCGCTGGCCTTTATAGACATTGAATCCACCGGCGCCAATCCGCGCCAGGACCGGATCATTGAACTGGCTGTTATCAGGCTGCTGCCGGACGGCGCGCGGGATAAACACGTGTTCCGCTGCAATCCCGGCATCCTGATTCCGCCCGAGGCGGAAGCCATTCACCATATCTCCAACGCCGACGTTGTTTCTCTGCCGATGTTCGCACAGATTGCCGAACCGGTTTTTGAGCTGCTCAAGAACTGCGACTTGGCCGGATTCGGCGTGGCGCGCTTTGATGTGCCCATTCTGACCGAGGAGTTCGCCCGGGCCGGTTTTGCCTTTCCCGCGGACGGCTGCCGGGTGGTTGACGCTCAGCGTATTTTTCACAAAAAGGAGCCGCGCGACCTGACGGCGGCGCTCTCCTTTTACTGCGGCGAGAAACACGTGAACGCCCACGGCGCCGAGGCCGACACGCTCGCCACCATCAAAGTGCTGGAAGCGCAATTGCAAAAATACCCCGATCTGCCGCAAACCATTGAGGAATTAGCCGATTATTGCGCCCTCAAACGGGACGCGGCCTGGGCGGACCGGGCCGGGAAACTGAAGTGGAGCGCAGGCGAAATCGTCATTAATTTCGGCGCGCAGTACGCCGGCCGGAAATTACGCGAGCTGGCGCAGAACAACGCCAAGTTTCTGAAATGGATTCTGAAAAGCGACTTCCCGGGGGATACCAAGAAAATCGTGGCCGACGCCCTGGAAGGCAAATTTCCGGAAGGCCCGCCAGCCCCGGCGTCTCCCCGGCCCTGAAACGGCCGCAGCCCGCTTCCCGTCCGGGCGGGAATCCGCCGCGTAATCATGAATTCAAAATAGCGGTCTTTTTTTGTGGACACCCGCGGCGCGATCATGTATGTAAATTCAATCCGGCAAGCAAACCTTATTAACAGAAACAACCTTGCCGCGGAAATTAGCCGCCATGGAGCAATCAGCCAGACTGGTCATTGACGGAAAAGAATATACGTTTCCAATTGTTACCGGCACAAACGGCGAAAGGGCGATTAATATTTCCACCCTGCGCGAAAAAACAGGGCTCATCACGCTGGATACCGGCTACGTCAACACAGGCAACTGCCAGAGCCGCATAACCTACATCAACGGCGAGAAGGGTATTTTAGAGCACCGCGGGTACCGGATTGAAGACTTGGCCGAACATTCCACGTTTGTGGAAAACGCCTATCTGCTGATCCACGGCGAACTGCCGACCAAGCAGGAATTAACCGTCTTTTCCGACCGGCTGAACGAATCGTCGCTCATCCACGAGGACATGCGCCATTATTTTGTCGCCTTCCCTCATCATGCCCACCCCATGGGTATCCTGACTACCATGGTCGCTTCACTGGCAACGTTTTATCCCGTTCCGGACGTGCTCAATCCGGACGTTGAAGAGCAGTTTATGGCGAATTTGATTTCACAGGTGCGCACTTTGGCCGCTTTTTCGTACAAAAAATCAATCGGCGAGCCGGTGGTCTATCCTTCCATCAAACTGCGCTATGTCCAGAATTTTCTTAACATGATGTTCTCCTCGCCGGTCAAGGACTATAAACAGGACCCGGAAATTGTCCAGGCCGTGGAATTGTTCCTGATTCTGCATGCCGACCACGAACAGAACTGCAGTTCTTCCACCGTACGCCTGGTCGGTTCCAGCCTGGCCAACATCTATTCGGTCATTTCGGCAGGCATGGCGGCTCTGTGGGGCCCGCGGCACGGCGGCGCGAACCAGGAAGTGATTCTCATGCTGGAACATATCCTGGCCAACGGGGCAAAACCATCGGAATTTATTGAACGCGCCAAGAACAAGACCCGGCAGGAAAGGCTGATGGGATTTGGCCACCGCGTTTATAAAAATTTTGACCCGCGCGCCCTTATTCTGAAAAAAGCATGCCACAAGCTGCTGAAAAAGCCCGGGATGAATAGTCCGCTGTTTGATATCGCCTTGCAGCTTGAGGAGCTGGCGCTTAAAGATGATTACTTTATTGAACGCCATCTTTATCCGAACGTTGATTTCTATTCCGGGTTGATTTTGAAAGCCGTGGGTATTCCTTACAACATGTTCACAGTGCTTTTCGCCATCGGCCGCGTGCCCGGCTGGATTGCCCAATGGCGGGAAATGGTCCACAACGAACAATTCAAAATCGTCCGCCCGCGCCAGATATATACCGGAGAAAAAACGCGGGAATACATCCCGATTGAACAAAGAAAGGCGCTCCACTGAGGACCCGTTTCGCCCGCCAATGGCCAACCAAAAGACGCAAACAGCAGGCAAAACCGATTTGTTCATAAATGCATTTTTTTTTCCCGGCTCTTTTAAACAATCAGCGTGATTTTCCGGAAAGCCGGGTATTGGCCGCATCGTGGTATTTTATGATTATTGCGCAATAATCATCATAAGGGCATCTTGCTTTCGGATACGACAATATGTTGTATAGATTGAATTTTGGTTTTCAGAGAAAGATTTAGCTTGCCGAGCGCGCCCCGCCTGATTATGCTCCGAGTCGTAACGACAGTGGCGATGTAAAACAGGCTGTTAATAAC
Coding sequences within:
- a CDS encoding long-chain fatty acid--CoA ligase → MHSESLVDIFCAAARNYGSGRAIVCNGKILSHAELNLLSDRVASALMARGIKKGDRVGLYCINSEFFVLAYLGILKCGAVVVPVNLLLNPKEIAFIFNDAEISAFIYHEVFAANAALIKPHVPSLKTSVLIGAAHTDPADILWSEMLKCEKTHPGIMINPADDLAAILYTSGTTGRPKGAMLTHRNLSANTRSVQAALQLEPGKESFLVVLPMFHAFAATAGMLAPLIYGAAIVPLPRFDPALVAETIMRERITVFLGVPSMYIALLHLHDRFTAHFAPLKLCVSGGAALPVAVMERFEQRFGKRIHEGDGPTECSPVTCVNPIGGKRKAGTVGKPVPGVEMKIMDEQGRDLPHGTIGELCVRGTNVMKGYWKLPDETREAFFGAWFRTGDLGTEDDDGYFSILDRRKDMIIVNGMNIYPRMIEEVISHVPGVKECAVVGEPHKMHGEIPVAFIAPAEGREITSDEVRAFCRDNLGRHEIPRKIIFMPELPKNAAGKILKRALRRHGELERGIA
- a CDS encoding 3'-5' exonuclease, which codes for MSNLNRPLAFIDIESTGANPRQDRIIELAVIRLLPDGARDKHVFRCNPGILIPPEAEAIHHISNADVVSLPMFAQIAEPVFELLKNCDLAGFGVARFDVPILTEEFARAGFAFPADGCRVVDAQRIFHKKEPRDLTAALSFYCGEKHVNAHGAEADTLATIKVLEAQLQKYPDLPQTIEELADYCALKRDAAWADRAGKLKWSAGEIVINFGAQYAGRKLRELAQNNAKFLKWILKSDFPGDTKKIVADALEGKFPEGPPAPASPRP
- a CDS encoding nucleotidyltransferase, translated to MKPALVVMAAGVGSRYGGLKQIDPVGPNGEIILDYSVYDAVRAGFGRVVFIIRRDIEHDFKAVIGSHFAERVQVDYVFQELNNLPAGCNVPEGRSKPWGTGQAVLSCKDAVREPFAVINADDLYGAESYRILSAYLGSLEPESNALALVGFKIANTLSDHGHVTRGICEVDANRMLVTVKERFKIEKTPSGARYEDENGQWISLRGDEFASMNMWGFTPAIFQFLERKFPGFLQQAGNNLKAEFLMPAVVDELIKENKITVKVLDTPARWLGVTYKEDKPEVARQVAALVQAGVYPSPLWR
- a CDS encoding citrate synthase; the protein is MEQSARLVIDGKEYTFPIVTGTNGERAINISTLREKTGLITLDTGYVNTGNCQSRITYINGEKGILEHRGYRIEDLAEHSTFVENAYLLIHGELPTKQELTVFSDRLNESSLIHEDMRHYFVAFPHHAHPMGILTTMVASLATFYPVPDVLNPDVEEQFMANLISQVRTLAAFSYKKSIGEPVVYPSIKLRYVQNFLNMMFSSPVKDYKQDPEIVQAVELFLILHADHEQNCSSSTVRLVGSSLANIYSVISAGMAALWGPRHGGANQEVILMLEHILANGAKPSEFIERAKNKTRQERLMGFGHRVYKNFDPRALILKKACHKLLKKPGMNSPLFDIALQLEELALKDDYFIERHLYPNVDFYSGLILKAVGIPYNMFTVLFAIGRVPGWIAQWREMVHNEQFKIVRPRQIYTGEKTREYIPIEQRKALH